The Collimonas sp. PA-H2 genome contains a region encoding:
- a CDS encoding electron transfer flavoprotein subunit alpha/FixB family protein, whose amino-acid sequence MATAGGIQRIDPRRPFTLNADGLKRIVLGQAGNAGLELHVLPHAQVHHSIKPQRLAADAQLTECLLVVAHSDRGSLDEHARQAVAAAALLADGATEVVLLVFGALNDDAAALGADRCIVLPQYGGHLFAPEAELAALTALLDELLPAHVFMPDNGVADSDLGRRLAAAINAASIATHVVEIRPAGLATYRQQGSLMARRDLTQIILLEADAVDARLPFLGRGQRAEQIAVTLGAAANAAAAGAFADLGVKAMAASQVALDEADFIVSAGNGVGDVALFNSLAQVLDAAVGASRVAVDDGKFERDQQIGATGKTVSASAYLAFGISGAVQHLQGIKDCRHVIAVNLDASAPMIKRADLSVIGDAQELMSALLEQVRQARAVEAAP is encoded by the coding sequence ATGGCAACAGCGGGTGGCATCCAACGGATAGACCCGCGCCGCCCGTTCACGCTCAATGCCGATGGATTGAAACGCATTGTGCTGGGGCAGGCTGGCAATGCGGGCCTTGAGCTGCATGTGTTGCCGCATGCGCAGGTACACCATTCGATCAAGCCGCAGCGCCTGGCTGCCGACGCTCAGCTGACCGAATGCCTGCTGGTAGTCGCGCACAGCGACCGCGGCAGTCTCGACGAGCATGCACGGCAGGCCGTGGCTGCCGCCGCTCTGCTGGCGGACGGCGCCACGGAAGTGGTGCTGCTGGTGTTCGGTGCATTGAACGACGATGCCGCCGCGCTCGGCGCCGACCGCTGCATCGTCCTGCCACAGTACGGCGGTCATCTGTTTGCGCCGGAAGCGGAGCTGGCGGCCCTGACCGCCCTGCTGGACGAATTGCTGCCGGCGCATGTGTTCATGCCGGATAACGGCGTCGCCGACAGTGACCTGGGACGGCGCCTCGCTGCGGCCATCAACGCAGCCAGCATCGCCACCCATGTGGTTGAGATCAGGCCAGCCGGCCTGGCGACCTATCGCCAGCAGGGCAGCCTGATGGCACGCCGCGATCTGACTCAGATCATCTTGCTGGAAGCCGATGCGGTGGATGCGCGCTTGCCCTTCCTCGGACGCGGGCAGCGGGCAGAGCAAATTGCAGTCACGCTTGGTGCTGCCGCGAATGCCGCTGCGGCCGGCGCCTTTGCCGACCTCGGCGTCAAAGCCATGGCGGCGTCGCAAGTGGCGCTGGATGAAGCCGATTTCATCGTTTCCGCGGGCAATGGCGTGGGCGACGTTGCCTTGTTCAATTCGCTGGCGCAGGTGCTGGACGCGGCGGTGGGCGCCAGCCGGGTCGCGGTCGACGACGGCAAATTCGAGCGCGACCAGCAGATCGGCGCCACCGGCAAGACGGTCAGCGCCAGCGCCTACCTGGCCTTCGGCATTTCAGGCGCGGTCCAGCATCTGCAGGGCATCAAGGATTGCCGCCACGTGATTGCGGTCAACCTGGATGCCAGCGCCCCTATGATCAAGCGGGCTGATCTCAGCGTCATCGGCGATGCGCAGGAACTGATGTCAGCCTTGCTGGAGCAGGTCAGGCAAGCCCGCGCGGTGGAGGCTGCACCATGA
- a CDS encoding transcriptional regulator GcvA has product MRRLPPLSSLKAFEAAARHRNFTRAAAELYVTQAAISHQVKQLEEWLGLKLFERRGHALALTLDGASYLPEVADALDRLTAATERLTSNSAAGTLRITVLPSFAAKWLMPHLSRFHAAHPEIELDLVSIEESWDFSNQQFDLGIRLGNGRWNGLQADLIAEEWLTPMYSPALAQRAPLQTPADLRRHPLLHDTPRDSWPRWLELVDAPAVDVRKGASFTDSSLALQAAADGHGVLLGRLFLAAGDIAAGRLLAPFPQRLKNDYAYWLVYPKASAQNPRIAAFRSWLLGEAELAAVALMKA; this is encoded by the coding sequence ATGCGCCGACTGCCTCCCCTCTCCTCCTTGAAAGCCTTCGAAGCAGCTGCCCGCCACCGCAATTTCACGCGTGCCGCAGCCGAGCTGTACGTCACCCAGGCGGCGATCAGCCATCAGGTGAAACAGCTGGAAGAATGGCTGGGATTGAAACTGTTCGAGCGGCGCGGCCATGCCTTGGCGCTGACGCTGGACGGCGCCAGCTACCTGCCGGAAGTGGCCGATGCCCTCGACCGACTGACCGCCGCCACCGAGCGCCTGACCAGCAACTCTGCTGCCGGTACCTTGCGTATCACGGTACTGCCCTCGTTTGCCGCAAAATGGCTGATGCCGCACCTGAGCCGCTTCCACGCCGCCCATCCGGAGATAGAACTGGACCTGGTCAGCATCGAAGAAAGCTGGGACTTTTCGAATCAGCAGTTCGATCTCGGCATCCGTCTCGGCAACGGCCGCTGGAACGGCTTGCAGGCGGACCTGATCGCTGAAGAATGGCTGACGCCGATGTACAGCCCGGCGCTGGCGCAGCGCGCGCCGCTGCAAACGCCGGCCGACCTGCGCCGCCATCCGCTGCTGCACGACACCCCGCGCGACAGCTGGCCGCGCTGGCTGGAACTGGTCGACGCGCCCGCCGTCGATGTGCGCAAAGGCGCCAGCTTTACCGACTCCAGCCTGGCGCTGCAAGCCGCCGCCGACGGACACGGCGTACTGCTCGGCCGCTTGTTCCTGGCAGCCGGCGATATCGCCGCGGGCCGCTTGCTCGCGCCCTTCCCGCAGCGCCTGAAAAACGACTATGCCTACTGGCTGGTCTATCCCAAGGCGTCGGCGCAGAATCCCAGGATCGCGGCATTCCGCTCCTGGCTGCTGGGCGAAGCGGAGCTTGCCGCGGTTGCCTTGATGAAAGCCTAG
- a CDS encoding efflux transporter outer membrane subunit: MKPIPMRYSHTTLGLLAASLLAGCSAMHTPYQPQALSTPAAWQNQPVPTAGDTTLHDRWWRNFNDPQLDQLIELALARNNDLAAAAILVRRAQLQAGLANTNPTVSLSLSTSNSRNLGGSSNNPPGLPGAPVSSRSQSLSASVAYEVDLWGKLASQRDAAQWEALATAEDRDSAALSLIGTTAGLYWKIANLQQRIALSEQSIAYVARILQLVRVQYEAGAVSSLEVLEAERSLASQQASHTQLLQDMVETRSALAILFNGPPETEGSEHYRLATETLPAVDAGLPAELLARRPDLRAAELRLRKTLSSADAIRTGYYPTFSLTGSLGSTSTSLQNLLQNPVGTLASSLIFPFLQWNQMQLTIAVSKIDYEKASVDFRQTFYKALRDVEIALSARSQFQAQGLKLEQSLAAARRIESLYQERYRAGSVTLKIWLDGQETLRSAEIAVADNNLNLLNSQVKLYQALGGDMKVAAASPASAQRPPAL; the protein is encoded by the coding sequence GCCAGCTTGCTGGCCGGCTGCAGCGCCATGCATACGCCCTACCAGCCGCAAGCGCTCAGCACGCCAGCGGCCTGGCAAAACCAGCCGGTCCCGACAGCCGGCGACACCACCCTGCACGACCGCTGGTGGCGCAACTTCAACGATCCGCAGCTGGACCAATTGATCGAGCTGGCGCTGGCGCGCAACAATGACCTGGCGGCGGCCGCCATCCTGGTGCGGCGGGCGCAGCTGCAAGCCGGCCTGGCTAACACCAACCCAACCGTCTCGCTGAGCCTGAGCACCAGCAACAGCCGCAACCTGGGCGGTTCGTCCAATAATCCGCCAGGCCTTCCCGGAGCACCGGTCAGCAGCCGCAGCCAGTCGCTGAGCGCGAGCGTCGCCTATGAAGTGGACCTGTGGGGCAAGCTGGCCAGCCAGCGCGACGCTGCCCAATGGGAGGCGCTGGCGACGGCGGAAGACCGCGATAGCGCGGCCTTGTCGCTGATCGGCACCACTGCCGGCCTGTACTGGAAAATCGCCAACCTGCAGCAGCGCATTGCCCTCAGCGAACAAAGCATCGCCTATGTCGCCAGGATCCTGCAGCTGGTGCGCGTGCAATACGAAGCCGGCGCCGTGTCCTCGCTGGAAGTGCTGGAAGCCGAGCGCTCGCTGGCGTCGCAGCAGGCCAGCCATACGCAGCTGCTGCAAGACATGGTTGAAACCCGCAGCGCGCTGGCGATCCTGTTCAACGGTCCGCCGGAAACCGAGGGCAGCGAACATTATCGGCTGGCCACCGAGACCCTGCCGGCGGTCGACGCCGGCCTGCCTGCAGAGCTGCTGGCGCGGCGGCCGGATTTGCGCGCAGCAGAACTGCGGCTGCGCAAGACGCTGTCCAGCGCCGACGCCATACGCACCGGCTACTACCCGACCTTCAGCCTGACCGGCAGCCTCGGCAGCACCAGCACCAGTCTGCAAAACCTGCTGCAAAACCCGGTAGGCACGCTGGCCTCCAGCCTGATTTTTCCATTCCTGCAGTGGAACCAGATGCAGCTGACCATCGCCGTCTCGAAGATCGATTATGAAAAAGCCTCGGTCGACTTCCGCCAGACTTTCTACAAGGCTTTGCGCGACGTCGAAATCGCGCTGTCCGCACGCAGCCAGTTCCAGGCCCAGGGCCTCAAGCTGGAACAGTCGCTGGCGGCGGCCCGGCGCATCGAAAGCCTGTACCAGGAACGCTACCGCGCCGGTTCGGTGACGCTGAAGATCTGGCTCGATGGACAGGAAACCCTGCGCTCCGCCGAGATTGCCGTGGCGGACAACAATCTCAATCTGCTCAACAGCCAGGTCAAGCTATATCAAGCCCTGGGCGGCGACATGAAGGTGGCCGCCGCCAGCCCGGCCAGCGCGCAGCGGCCGCCGGCGCTCTGA
- a CDS encoding hybrid-cluster NAD(P)-dependent oxidoreductase, with protein sequence MDTNKLNRRNFWDALPPLWSSDSEDTLVCCQVRAETHDVKSFFFATPDGSAFVFQPGQFITLELEIDGEAINRCYTISSSPARPHTISITVKRVPGGPVSNWLHDNLKAGDKVKVLRPAGDFTCALHPAEKYLFLSAGSGITPLMSMARTHHDLCDDRDIVFIHSARTPDDIIFERELGLIAASQQNFKTRFICERPGQRRDWPGPTGMLSLAALKLMAPDFMEREVFVCGPAPYMKAVRSMLDEAGFDRTRYHEESFSFEVLQQEAEQENSANGSAQANAEPLVLAGFEINFQKSNRLIVCGPQQHVLEAARNAGVRLASSCAQGMCGTCKVKLVSGSVDMQHKGGIRQREIDQGMVLLCCSKPLSNLVVDK encoded by the coding sequence ATGGATACAAATAAACTGAATCGCCGGAATTTCTGGGACGCCCTGCCGCCGCTGTGGAGCAGCGATAGCGAGGATACCTTGGTGTGCTGCCAGGTGCGCGCGGAGACGCATGACGTCAAGAGTTTTTTCTTCGCCACGCCCGACGGCAGCGCCTTCGTCTTCCAGCCCGGCCAGTTCATCACGCTGGAGCTGGAAATCGATGGCGAAGCCATCAACCGCTGCTACACCATTTCCTCCTCGCCGGCGCGGCCGCACACCATCTCGATCACAGTCAAGCGGGTGCCCGGAGGGCCGGTGTCCAATTGGTTGCACGACAACCTGAAAGCAGGCGACAAGGTCAAGGTGCTGCGGCCGGCCGGCGATTTCACCTGCGCGCTCCATCCGGCGGAAAAATACCTGTTCCTGTCGGCCGGCTCGGGCATTACGCCATTGATGTCGATGGCGCGCACCCATCACGACCTGTGCGATGACCGCGACATCGTTTTCATCCACAGCGCGCGCACGCCGGACGACATCATCTTCGAACGCGAGCTGGGCCTGATCGCCGCCAGCCAGCAAAATTTCAAGACCCGTTTCATCTGCGAACGGCCGGGCCAGCGCCGTGACTGGCCGGGACCGACCGGCATGCTGTCGCTGGCGGCGCTGAAGCTGATGGCGCCCGATTTCATGGAACGCGAAGTCTTCGTCTGCGGCCCCGCACCCTACATGAAGGCGGTGCGCAGCATGCTGGATGAAGCAGGCTTCGACCGCACGCGCTATCACGAAGAAAGTTTTTCCTTCGAGGTTTTGCAGCAGGAGGCTGAGCAGGAAAACTCTGCCAACGGTTCTGCACAGGCAAACGCTGAACCGTTGGTGCTGGCCGGCTTTGAAATCAACTTCCAGAAGAGCAATCGCCTGATCGTCTGCGGCCCTCAGCAGCATGTGCTGGAAGCCGCCCGCAACGCAGGAGTGCGGCTGGCATCCTCCTGCGCCCAAGGCATGTGCGGCACCTGCAAGGTCAAACTGGTTTCCGGCAGCGTCGACATGCAGCACAAAGGCGGCATCCGCCAGCGCGAAATAGATCAAGGCATGGTGCTCCTATGCTGCAGCAAACCGTTAAGCAACCTGGTAGTAGATAAATAG
- a CDS encoding glycine betaine ABC transporter substrate-binding protein — translation MNPLRKLCYLALTLTCLAGSGAAIAESKPVIKIGYVEGWSDSVATTYVAAQIIRQDLGYEVKLIPVSAGLMWQGVARGDLDATMSAWLPATQGAYYEKLKDKVVNLGVNFAGARIGLIVPAYVNAASIADLTAQKAAFDGRIVGIDAGAGVMTKTELAIKEYGLDYKLLPSSGSGMAAELERSIRNNKAIAVTGWVPHWMFAKWKLKFLDDPKKVYGEAEHVDNIANPGLAAKAKPVNDLLKHFSWEPGEIDSVMLAIESGAKPEAAARQWLDAHPQRVSQWLQK, via the coding sequence ATGAATCCACTACGAAAACTATGCTATTTAGCCCTCACGCTGACATGCCTCGCAGGCTCCGGCGCGGCAATCGCTGAATCCAAGCCGGTCATCAAAATCGGTTATGTGGAAGGCTGGTCCGACAGCGTCGCGACGACCTATGTCGCGGCCCAGATCATCCGCCAGGATCTGGGCTATGAAGTCAAACTGATTCCGGTATCCGCCGGCCTGATGTGGCAGGGGGTGGCGCGTGGCGACCTGGATGCGACCATGTCGGCGTGGCTGCCGGCTACCCAAGGCGCCTACTATGAAAAGCTGAAGGACAAGGTAGTCAACCTGGGCGTCAACTTCGCCGGCGCCAGGATAGGCCTGATCGTGCCGGCCTATGTCAATGCCGCCAGCATCGCAGACCTGACGGCGCAGAAAGCCGCTTTCGACGGCCGCATCGTCGGCATCGATGCCGGCGCCGGCGTCATGACCAAGACTGAGCTGGCGATCAAGGAATACGGTCTGGACTACAAGCTGCTGCCGAGCTCGGGCAGCGGCATGGCTGCTGAACTGGAACGCTCGATCAGGAACAACAAGGCGATCGCGGTGACGGGCTGGGTGCCGCACTGGATGTTCGCTAAGTGGAAACTCAAGTTCCTTGACGATCCGAAGAAGGTCTATGGAGAAGCCGAGCATGTCGACAATATCGCCAATCCCGGACTGGCGGCAAAGGCGAAGCCGGTCAACGACTTGCTGAAGCATTTTTCATGGGAGCCGGGCGAGATCGACAGCGTCATGCTGGCGATAGAAAGCGGCGCCAAGCCGGAAGCCGCGGCCAGGCAATGGCTGGATGCGCATCCTCAGCGCGTCAGTCAATGGCTGCAGAAATAG
- a CDS encoding drug:proton antiporter, which produces MRQQAIKRIAVLVSIGRHPVSGVPRYSRNDAAALGLAKELAQHASDVSIDVIHAGQADNPALPEYLALGATRISVIETAAAQDVLPALQEQLQAYDLVLCGSRAESGEASGMLPYQLAARLNLPLLAGVITVTPGSDAIVAQQFLPKGRRREVALPLPALLTVHPLAPSRLRYAYARLRAGGITSQVFPEVMSDVGEEWQIEIAKALPRKLAAPEKRSGHARMQAATVAESRGGKVLQEGSAADKAQAVLAYLREHHLVDY; this is translated from the coding sequence ATGAGGCAGCAGGCTATCAAGCGGATTGCCGTACTGGTATCGATAGGCCGGCACCCTGTCAGCGGCGTGCCGCGCTACAGCCGCAACGACGCCGCCGCGCTCGGGCTGGCGAAGGAACTGGCGCAGCATGCGTCCGATGTCAGCATCGATGTGATCCACGCCGGTCAGGCCGACAATCCGGCGTTGCCCGAGTATCTGGCGTTGGGCGCGACCAGGATCAGCGTGATCGAAACGGCTGCGGCGCAGGATGTATTGCCGGCCTTGCAGGAGCAGCTGCAAGCCTACGACCTGGTGCTGTGCGGCAGCCGCGCCGAGAGCGGCGAAGCCAGTGGCATGCTGCCTTATCAGCTGGCCGCGCGACTGAACCTGCCTTTGCTGGCCGGGGTGATTACGGTGACGCCGGGTAGCGATGCCATCGTCGCCCAGCAGTTCTTGCCGAAAGGACGGCGGCGCGAAGTAGCCTTGCCGCTGCCGGCTTTGCTGACGGTGCATCCGCTGGCGCCGTCCCGCTTGCGTTATGCCTATGCCAGGCTGCGTGCCGGCGGCATCACCAGCCAGGTTTTTCCTGAGGTGATGAGCGATGTCGGCGAAGAGTGGCAGATTGAAATTGCCAAAGCCTTGCCGCGCAAGCTGGCGGCGCCCGAGAAGCGCTCCGGCCACGCGCGCATGCAGGCGGCCACCGTGGCTGAAAGCCGCGGCGGCAAGGTATTGCAGGAGGGCAGCGCGGCCGACAAGGCGCAGGCGGTGTTGGCCTATTTACGCGAACACCATCTGGTCGATTATTAA
- a CDS encoding SRPBCC family protein — MHHMEKKLKVSKEIQALIAERLPGHSLDAPFYLSPEVFEMDIREIFGKHWIHVAVDPDIPEPGDYVTVEIGLNSIVVVRDDDMAVRAYHNVCRHRGARLCSEHKGSVGNLVCPYHQWTYNLGGELIYAEHMGEKFDRCKHSLKSVHVENLAGLIFICLAEQPPEDFSVMREAMAPYLQPHGLQDCKIAKQVDLIEEGNWKLTMENNRECYHCATNHPELTASLFEFGFGYQSAPGNAEQIGEFNRLAAERCAEWERGGLPSAEIERLDELVSGFRTQRLPLDRAGESQTLDGKVACGRLLGQFERADLGGLSFWTQPNSWHHFMSDHIVSFSVLPLSAERTLVRTKWLVHKDAREGIDYQLDNLTAVWNATNDQDKRLVELSQQGARSSAYQPGPYSPFTEGLVEKFCTWYIGRLKHGLAGPEAAAVSVLRRMD, encoded by the coding sequence ATGCACCACATGGAGAAAAAATTGAAAGTATCCAAAGAGATCCAAGCACTGATCGCCGAACGCCTGCCTGGCCATAGCCTGGATGCGCCGTTTTACCTGAGCCCGGAAGTATTCGAGATGGACATCCGGGAGATTTTCGGCAAGCACTGGATCCATGTCGCGGTCGATCCGGATATTCCTGAGCCGGGCGACTACGTGACGGTCGAGATCGGCCTCAATTCCATCGTGGTAGTGCGCGACGACGACATGGCGGTGCGCGCCTATCACAACGTCTGCCGCCACCGCGGCGCGCGCCTGTGCTCGGAGCACAAGGGTTCGGTCGGCAATCTGGTATGTCCTTATCATCAATGGACTTACAACCTGGGCGGCGAGCTGATCTATGCCGAGCACATGGGTGAGAAGTTCGACCGCTGCAAGCATAGCCTCAAGTCGGTGCATGTGGAAAACCTGGCAGGGCTGATCTTCATCTGCCTGGCGGAGCAGCCGCCCGAGGATTTTTCGGTAATGCGAGAAGCCATGGCGCCCTATCTGCAGCCGCACGGCCTGCAGGATTGCAAGATCGCCAAGCAAGTTGATCTGATCGAAGAAGGCAACTGGAAGCTGACCATGGAAAACAATCGCGAGTGCTATCACTGCGCGACCAACCATCCGGAATTGACGGCGTCCTTGTTCGAGTTCGGTTTCGGCTATCAGAGCGCGCCCGGCAACGCCGAGCAGATCGGCGAGTTCAACCGCCTGGCCGCAGAGCGCTGCGCCGAATGGGAGCGCGGTGGCCTGCCGTCGGCCGAGATCGAGCGGCTGGACGAGCTGGTAAGCGGCTTCCGCACGCAGCGCTTGCCTTTGGACCGCGCCGGCGAATCGCAGACGCTGGACGGCAAGGTTGCTTGCGGCAGGCTGCTGGGGCAATTCGAGCGCGCCGACCTGGGCGGCCTGTCGTTCTGGACCCAGCCGAATTCCTGGCATCATTTCATGAGCGATCATATCGTCAGCTTTTCGGTCCTGCCCTTGTCGGCGGAACGGACGCTGGTGCGCACTAAATGGCTGGTGCACAAGGATGCGCGCGAAGGCATCGACTATCAACTGGATAACCTGACTGCGGTGTGGAATGCGACCAATGACCAGGACAAGCGCCTGGTCGAGCTGTCGCAGCAGGGCGCCCGCAGCAGCGCCTACCAGCCCGGCCCTTATTCGCCGTTTACCGAAGGCCTGGTGGAAAAATTCTGCACCTGGTACATCGGCCGCCTGAAGCACGGTTTGGCCGGGCCTGAGGCTGCTGCAGTGAGCGTGCTGCGGAGAATGGATTGA
- a CDS encoding LysE family translocator yields MIAIETWLLLLGFAVPVVISPGPGNTVLAAAGAKFGLRGTFPFWLGFELANLFWCLVYGLGLSELVRQHPLLSEIMKWAGTAYILYLAYGFLQPAQPSDGKQARPLTVADGIVSVSLNLKIHSMILVMFSQFMNPAMPLFDQVLQISSVFMLVCVACHFPWIYAGQLIFSRIRTARAMRLQGYLFAACMVLVALFVAFS; encoded by the coding sequence ATGATTGCAATCGAGACCTGGCTGCTGCTGTTGGGATTTGCAGTGCCTGTGGTGATCAGTCCCGGTCCTGGCAATACCGTGCTGGCGGCCGCAGGCGCCAAGTTCGGCTTGCGCGGCACGTTTCCCTTCTGGCTTGGCTTCGAATTAGCGAATCTGTTCTGGTGTCTGGTCTACGGCCTTGGCCTAAGCGAACTGGTGCGGCAGCATCCTTTGCTGAGCGAAATCATGAAGTGGGCGGGAACCGCCTACATCCTGTACCTGGCCTATGGTTTCCTGCAGCCGGCGCAGCCTTCGGATGGCAAGCAAGCAAGGCCACTGACCGTGGCCGACGGCATTGTCTCGGTGTCATTGAACCTGAAAATCCATTCGATGATCCTGGTGATGTTTTCCCAGTTCATGAATCCAGCCATGCCGTTGTTCGATCAGGTGCTACAGATTTCCAGCGTTTTCATGCTGGTCTGCGTGGCTTGCCATTTTCCGTGGATCTATGCCGGTCAGCTGATTTTCAGCCGTATCAGGACGGCACGCGCCATGCGTTTGCAAGGCTATCTGTTTGCCGCCTGCATGGTGCTGGTGGCCTTGTTTGTTGCGTTTTCCTAG